One Pseudorhodoplanes sinuspersici DNA segment encodes these proteins:
- a CDS encoding ribonuclease activity regulator RraA, translated as MSALEDLRHITTGTITTLLLKRGIRHSWMTGPMPLTPGGKRVVGPAFTLRFVPVREDLATPESWGKPISTRAAIEDMPEGCVAIADAMGVKNAGIFGDILCMRMVKRGVQALVTDGVMRDKTGILKTALPLWCSGIAAPASVNGLTFVGWNEPIACGGCAIFPGDIIVADDDGAVVIPQALVEAIAKEGLEHEEYEEWVVKEVEKGVKLPGLYPMNDETRKRYEAERKRK; from the coding sequence AAGACCTTCGGCATATCACCACCGGCACGATCACCACCTTGTTGCTCAAGCGAGGCATCCGGCATAGCTGGATGACCGGACCGATGCCGCTGACGCCCGGCGGCAAACGCGTCGTTGGTCCGGCCTTCACGCTGCGCTTCGTGCCTGTCCGTGAAGATCTTGCGACACCGGAAAGCTGGGGCAAGCCGATCTCGACCCGTGCCGCCATCGAGGACATGCCGGAAGGCTGTGTCGCCATCGCCGATGCGATGGGCGTGAAGAATGCCGGCATCTTCGGTGATATCCTGTGTATGCGCATGGTGAAGCGTGGCGTGCAGGCGCTGGTGACCGATGGCGTCATGCGCGACAAGACCGGCATCCTCAAAACCGCTCTGCCGCTCTGGTGTTCGGGCATCGCAGCGCCGGCCTCGGTCAACGGACTGACCTTCGTCGGCTGGAACGAACCGATCGCTTGCGGCGGCTGCGCGATTTTTCCCGGCGATATCATCGTTGCGGATGACGATGGTGCGGTGGTCATTCCTCAGGCGCTGGTCGAAGCCATTGCCAAGGAAGGCCTTGAACACGAAGAATACGAGGAATGGGTCGTTAAGGAAGTGGAGAAGGGTGTGAAACTGCCCGGCCTCTATCCGATGAATGACGAAACGCGGAAGCGCTACGAAGCAGAACGGAAGAGAAAATAG